A segment of the Pseudomonadota bacterium genome:
CGACATGTGCTACGACCGCACCTCGGTGGGGCGTCGCCCTATGTGCGCCACGGTGTGTCCGTCGGAGGCGCTGTACTATGGGCCTATCGATGCGTGGAAGGCCCGTCGGGGGGGGGAGCCGGTTCGCGACTGGCGCTTCGGCAGCCAGAGCGTGAAGACGAAGGTGGCGATGGTGATGCCGAGCGCCACGCAGCGCATCGAGATCACCGGCGTGATTCTGCGCGAGGAGGCATCTGCGCGTGACTGAGCAGCAGTGGCAGAAGGATTTTCCCACAGACTGGAAGGCCGACAGCTACACCACCCGGCGGGAGTTCACCAAGTTCTTGATCTTGACGAGCGGTGCCACGTTCCTGGGCAACGGGGCCTTCGTCTACCTGTCGCGCCGACAGAGGCAGCAGGCGGCCACCGTGAAGCGCATCGCGGCTGTCGATGACGTTCCGGTCGGGCAGGCGAAGACCTTCCGCTACCCCACCGAAAACGATCCCGCATTGCTCATCCGCCTCGACGCGTCGATCTTCGTGGCCTACACCCAGCGCTGCACCCATCTCTCGTGTCCGGTTCTGTACGCCGCTGAACGGCGGCGGCTCGAGTGCCCGTGTCACGACGGTGCGTTCGACGCCCTCACCGGCCGGGTGCTCAAGGGACCGCCCCCTCGCGGACTCCCTCGCATCTCCCTGCGGGTCGAGAACGGCGAGATCTTCGCCGAGGGGATGGAGGCCACATGAGCCAGATCGATACCACGAACCGGCGTCGCGATCACCGCGGGCAGTCAATGCAGGCCGTTCTCCTCGTCGTTCTCGTGGTCTTTCTCGTCCAGCTCTGGCTGATCACCATCGCGCTCGAATCCTACCTGGCGGCGCGCACCGGCTATGCCGTGCCGACGTTCGTGGCGTCTGGCGCATGTTTCGCGGTCAACCTGTGGCTCTTGAAGGAGCTTCTTGACGTCGATCGCGGGGAGGAGTCGACATGATCGAACAAGACGCGCGGAAGGCGCTGGCGCTCTCGACGCTGGCCTTCGCCATATCGTTTGCGGTCTGGGGAATGATCTCGCCCCTGGCCAAGATGTTCCAGGGCCAGCTGCACCTCAGCGAGACGCAGACCTGGCTGCTCATCGCCGTGCCGGTGCTGCTGGGCGCGCTCGGCCGGCTGCCTGCCGGGATGGCCGCCGATCGCTTCGGCGGCCGCCTCGTGTTCACCATCGTGCTCATGGGGGCCGCCGCGGCCGCGCTGGCCCTGAGCTTTGCCAGGACCTATGAAGCCATGGTGGTGTGCGCCCTCTTCGTGGGCGTCGCCGGCGCATCGTTCTCGGTGGGGGTGGCCTTCACATCGCGGTGGTTCCCGCCCGAGAAGCAGGGCTTCGCTCTGGGCGTATACGGTGCCGGCAACATCGGGCAGAGCATCGCGCTGTTCACGGTGCCGATGCTCGCCTCGCGCTTCGGCTGGGAGAGCACCTATCGCATCTTCGCGGCTGTCACGTTCGTGTACGCCCTTGCGTTCCTCGCCCTGGCCAAGGACGCACCCGCGCGCACCCCACCGAAGCGCCTCTCCGAGATGCTGTCGGTGCTCGGGCGAAATCCCCTGGCCTGGGTGCTCTCCCTGTTCTACTTCGTCACCTTCGGCGGCTTCGTGGCGCTCTCCATCGGACTTCCCAAGCTGCTGGCCGAGATCTTCGCGCTGACGCCGGCTGACGCCGGGATGCGCGTGGCGGGCTTCGTGGTGGTGGCCACCGTGATGCGCCCCATCGGAGGGGCGCTCAGCGACCGCTTCGGGGGCGCGCGCGTGCTGGCCGTGGTGTTCGCGGCGGCCGGGCTGCTGGCGCTCGGCATCACGGTCGAGCACATCGTGCCCTTCACCGTCGGCGCCCTCGGGGTGGCTGCGTTCATCGGCCTGGGCAACGGGGCGGTCTTCAAGCTCGTTCCGCAGCACTTCCCGAAGGACACCGGGACGGTCACCGGTCTCGTGGGCGCCATGGGTGGACTCGGCGGATTCTTCCCGCCCCTCACGTTGGGGCTCATCAAGACCCACACCGGCAGCTATGCCCTCGGCTTCGTGCTCCTGTCGGTCTTCTGTTTCACGTGTCTCATCGTGAACTGGCTCGTGTTCCTGCGACACGAGCACGAGACGCTTGCGGTGTCGCCGAAGTGAGCGCGCTGTGGTCTCGTCTCGATCACGCGGCGCTGCGGCGCGGATTCAGCGCCATGCTGGCGCTGCTGCTCGCGATCTACCTCGGATCGGGGCGTCTGGCACGCTTCGACGTGGCGCTCATCGCCTACACGAGCGCCACGGTGCTGGCCTGCTTCGGCCTCGTCTACCGCTATTCGGTCTGGCTCGAGAAGCCGTCGACGCGCATCTACTGGCGACGCGGATGGACCCTGTTCGCGCGCCCTGAACGTCTGCTTGGCAATGTGGTGCGTCTGGTCGTGCTGCTCTGGCGCAACGTCGTCGCCCAGTTCTTCATCGAGCGCCGCAGCTTCTCGCGGTGGGCGGCCCACTTCCTCATGTCGTGGGGGTGCATCGTGGCGTGCGCCGTGACGTTTCCGCTGGTGTTCGGGTGGGTTCACTTCGAGCCGGACCTCGTCAGTCCGGTGACGTATCACGCGCACGTGTTCGGGTTCGATGTCGGCAGGTTCGACGCCACGTCACCGCTCGGCTGGATCACCTTTCACGTGCTCGACTTCTGCGCTGTCGCCATCCTCATCGGATTCGCCATCGCCATGCGTCGCCGCGCGCACGATCCGGGCGCGGCGGCGGTGCAGCAGTTCGCGAACGACTACATGCCGCTGATCCTGCTGTTCTCGGTATGCGTGACGGGCCTCATGCTCACCGCGAGCAGCATGTTCATGGAGGGGCATTCGTACAGCTTCATCGCGCTGCTGCACGCGTTCTCGGTCATCCTCACCCTGCTCTACCTGCCCTTCGGGAAGTTCTTCCACATCTTCCAGCGCCCGGCCCAGCTGGGGCTCGACTTCTACAAGCGCGAGGGCGCGGCGGGTCCGCAGGCCCGATGCGCTTCGTGCGGCGAGGCGTACACCTCGCAGATGCACGTCGACGATCTCAAGCAGGTGCTCGATGCACTTGGGTTCGATCAGCGCCTGTCTGACGGGCGCCATCATCTCGATGTCTGCCCGGGCTGCAAGCGTCGGGCGCTTGCGTCGCATCAGCGCGCGGCCATCGGTGGCCCTGGATTTCTGTAACCTTCGGAGGCACAGCCATGTCGGTTCCCCCGCAAACGGTCGAGCAGCTCATCGCGCAGTTCGGCCCACACCCGCAGCATACCCCTCCCGGTGGCTGGCCCTACGCGGGCGAGCCGGACCGGCTCGTGACCACGCACTGCTGCTTCTGCGGCCAGCAGTGCGGCATTCACCTGAAGGTGAAGAACAACCAGGTCGTCGGCTTCGAGCCCCGTGAAGACTTCCCGTTCAATCGGGGAAAGCTCTGCCCGAAGGGCGTCAAGCGCTACATGCAGAACGGGCACCCGGATCGGCTCCTGCACCCGCTGCGACGCACTGACGCGGGGTTTGCGCAGGTGAGCTGGGACGAGGCGCTCTCGCGCACCGTCGATGAGATCCGCCGAATCCAGAAGACCTACGGGCGCGACGCCTTCGCCATGCTGAGCGGCGTATCGCTGACCAACGAGAAGTCATATCTCGTGGGCAAGTTCGCTCGGGTGGCGCTGCAGACCGCCAACCTCGACTATAACGGGCGTCTGTGCATGGTGAGCGCGGGCGCGGGCAACAAGAAGGCGTTCGGACTCGACCGCGCCGCCAACTCGTGGGCCGACATCCCGCTGGCCGACGTGATCATCGTGACCGGGGCGAACGTCGCGGAGTGCGCCCCCATCACCACCGACTACATCTGGCGCGCCCGCGACCGCGGGGCGAAGCTCATCATGGTCGACCCGCGCGTGACCCCCCTGGCGCGCACCGCCGATCTGCACCTGCCCGTGCGTCCGGGCGGCGACACCGCGCTCATGAACGGCATCCTGCACGTGGTCATCGCCCGCGGATGGGTCGATCGGGCCTTCATCGATCAGCACACCTCCGGCTTTGCCGATGTGGAGGCCGCGGTGGCCGAGTACACCCCCGAGCACGCGGGGCGTCTGAGCGGCGTCGATCCTGCGCTCATCGTGCGCGCCGCCGAGCTCTGGGGGCCGGCGAAGACGAGCTTCCTGCTGCACGCGCGCGGCATCGAGCACCACGCCCAGGGCGTCGACAACGTGCTCTCGTGCATCAACCTGGTGCTCGCGACCGGTCGCATCGGTCGCCCAGGGTGCGGGTACGCGACCATCACCGGACAGGGGAACGGACAGGGCGGCCGCGAGCACGGGCACAAGTGCGATCAGCTGCCCGGCAACCGCGACATCGAGAACATGGAGCATCGTCGCTACATCGCAGAGGTGTGGAAGATCGCCGAGGAAGCGCTGCCTCGCAAGGGCCTGAGCGCGCAGGAGATCGTGAACGCCATGCATGCGGGTGAGATCAAGGGGCTGCTGTCGCTCTGCTTCAATCCCGTGGTGTCGCTGCCGGACAGCACCTTCACCAAGGAGGCGTTCAATCGCCTCGAGCACTACACGATCATCGACTTCTTCCTGAGCGAGACCGCGCGTCACGCCGACATCGTTCTCCCGGGATCGCTGCACGAGGAGGACGAGGGAACCTCGACCAGCGCCGAGGGGCGCGTCATCCGCATCCGCAAGGCCGTCGACCCGCCGGGAGAGGCGCGCGTCGACTGGGAGATACTGCTCGACCTGGCGCGTCGGCTGGGCCGGGGAGAGCACTTCGCCTACACGCGCGTCGAGGAGATCTTCAACGAGCTGCGCGTTGCGTCACACGGTGGCACGGCCGACTACCACGGTATCACCTACGAGAAGATCGAGAAGAACGACGGGGTGTTCTGGCCCTGTCCGACGCTCGATCATCCGGGCACGCCGCGCCTCTTCGAGGATCTGCGGTTCCCCACGCCTGACGG
Coding sequences within it:
- a CDS encoding NarK/NasA family nitrate transporter, giving the protein MIEQDARKALALSTLAFAISFAVWGMISPLAKMFQGQLHLSETQTWLLIAVPVLLGALGRLPAGMAADRFGGRLVFTIVLMGAAAAALALSFARTYEAMVVCALFVGVAGASFSVGVAFTSRWFPPEKQGFALGVYGAGNIGQSIALFTVPMLASRFGWESTYRIFAAVTFVYALAFLALAKDAPARTPPKRLSEMLSVLGRNPLAWVLSLFYFVTFGGFVALSIGLPKLLAEIFALTPADAGMRVAGFVVVATVMRPIGGALSDRFGGARVLAVVFAAAGLLALGITVEHIVPFTVGALGVAAFIGLGNGAVFKLVPQHFPKDTGTVTGLVGAMGGLGGFFPPLTLGLIKTHTGSYALGFVLLSVFCFTCLIVNWLVFLRHEHETLAVSPK
- a CDS encoding MFS transporter encodes the protein MSALWSRLDHAALRRGFSAMLALLLAIYLGSGRLARFDVALIAYTSATVLACFGLVYRYSVWLEKPSTRIYWRRGWTLFARPERLLGNVVRLVVLLWRNVVAQFFIERRSFSRWAAHFLMSWGCIVACAVTFPLVFGWVHFEPDLVSPVTYHAHVFGFDVGRFDATSPLGWITFHVLDFCAVAILIGFAIAMRRRAHDPGAAAVQQFANDYMPLILLFSVCVTGLMLTASSMFMEGHSYSFIALLHAFSVILTLLYLPFGKFFHIFQRPAQLGLDFYKREGAAGPQARCASCGEAYTSQMHVDDLKQVLDALGFDQRLSDGRHHLDVCPGCKRRALASHQRAAIGGPGFL
- a CDS encoding nitrite reductase; the protein is MSVPPQTVEQLIAQFGPHPQHTPPGGWPYAGEPDRLVTTHCCFCGQQCGIHLKVKNNQVVGFEPREDFPFNRGKLCPKGVKRYMQNGHPDRLLHPLRRTDAGFAQVSWDEALSRTVDEIRRIQKTYGRDAFAMLSGVSLTNEKSYLVGKFARVALQTANLDYNGRLCMVSAGAGNKKAFGLDRAANSWADIPLADVIIVTGANVAECAPITTDYIWRARDRGAKLIMVDPRVTPLARTADLHLPVRPGGDTALMNGILHVVIARGWVDRAFIDQHTSGFADVEAAVAEYTPEHAGRLSGVDPALIVRAAELWGPAKTSFLLHARGIEHHAQGVDNVLSCINLVLATGRIGRPGCGYATITGQGNGQGGREHGHKCDQLPGNRDIENMEHRRYIAEVWKIAEEALPRKGLSAQEIVNAMHAGEIKGLLSLCFNPVVSLPDSTFTKEAFNRLEHYTIIDFFLSETARHADIVLPGSLHEEDEGTSTSAEGRVIRIRKAVDPPGEARVDWEILLDLARRLGRGEHFAYTRVEEIFNELRVASHGGTADYHGITYEKIEKNDGVFWPCPTLDHPGTPRLFEDLRFPTPDGKAHFNAVRWKPPAEEVDDDFPIVLTTGRVVSQYLSGTQTRRIGGLLDQYPEPLVEIHPTLAERLGVRNRDWVEVESRRGRVILRAAVVATIRADTVFIPYHWADERSANLLTLRALDPVSKIPEFKTCAVQVRKTTAPA
- a CDS encoding 4Fe-4S ferredoxin; amino-acid sequence: DMCYDRTSVGRRPMCATVCPSEALYYGPIDAWKARRGGEPVRDWRFGSQSVKTKVAMVMPSATQRIEITGVILREEASARD
- a CDS encoding Rieske (2Fe-2S) protein — encoded protein: MRVTEQQWQKDFPTDWKADSYTTRREFTKFLILTSGATFLGNGAFVYLSRRQRQQAATVKRIAAVDDVPVGQAKTFRYPTENDPALLIRLDASIFVAYTQRCTHLSCPVLYAAERRRLECPCHDGAFDALTGRVLKGPPPRGLPRISLRVENGEIFAEGMEAT